The following proteins come from a genomic window of Candidatus Poribacteria bacterium:
- a CDS encoding PQQ-binding-like beta-propeller repeat protein — translation MYIVRRLRNRKYLIVFMFLLVWGCDSQQTNQTRQSETQQESASEATELVTPPPRAEDWHTFMHDLGFSGISPDKNLTPPLKLLWKFKTGGPLHASPVTANGILYIGSTDGKLYALDAKQWGVKWVFDAGDAIRYSATVLGNQVYFNARNNKVYALDTKTGEKLWEFKTKSWMEAPPVVSDNKVYVGAFRSKIYLLNARTGELEAMRERTVHIQGIEYGCAKGVFRPIFPEHNANLWRGYTDGSESYPVTANGIVYIGARDGQLHAFDEASKAETWAYQLGGFVSAAPAISDGILYAASGDGNVYAFTNASEVTNLASRGDEVANLASGNRTTDTRRHGVVTHDAAPVYTRKGGVTNPASEGSSVLLELNDAVHLPIVQVSDGWYEIELPNGVRGWMNKFAFGEFEETDGIMFNTDFCRSEDQSTVAPYRVQLIEGAEFPRWSPDGEFIAFLKRGDLGSRYWRANELWIMDRKGERVRKLYTGQFYNPYISWSLDSRLLAFEVDEAGERYIYTVDWKFGRIRQLARGDGPAFSPTSNRLVFRRRDFSLTGGLDVVYRINSDGSGLGAIARVPIERPQRSYTYLSAPSWAPDGTRVAFGVNNSKYIGVRIQDIEGQRIKEIQTQHQQVHQLNWSADGTQLAYVLSGGNRPGQLVDKQLHLSETVSTLTQSQILKHTSPSWSPTGKRLAYLEREDCVGIRWKVWVYDLDSGKKFPIARTPMKLTSVVWMPDGKHLCLWQTSDYLRDNAYKPALTKGWIVPVDLR, via the coding sequence GTGTATATTGTCAGACGATTGCGGAACAGAAAATACCTAATTGTGTTCATGTTTCTGCTTGTGTGGGGATGTGATTCACAGCAAACGAATCAGACCCGTCAATCCGAAACGCAACAAGAATCCGCCTCTGAAGCTACGGAACTTGTTACCCCTCCTCCACGTGCTGAAGATTGGCATACGTTCATGCACGATTTAGGTTTTTCGGGGATCAGCCCTGATAAAAACCTCACACCACCGTTGAAATTGCTTTGGAAATTCAAGACGGGTGGCCCCCTCCATGCTTCCCCTGTGACTGCAAATGGTATCCTATATATCGGCTCAACTGACGGCAAATTGTACGCGCTTGATGCAAAGCAGTGGGGTGTTAAATGGGTTTTTGATGCGGGGGATGCTATCCGCTATTCTGCGACGGTCTTGGGGAATCAGGTTTATTTCAATGCCCGGAATAACAAAGTTTACGCATTGGATACGAAAACAGGCGAAAAACTATGGGAATTCAAGACAAAAAGCTGGATGGAGGCACCACCGGTCGTTTCTGACAATAAAGTTTATGTCGGCGCATTCCGGTCAAAAATCTATCTGTTAAACGCGAGGACAGGTGAACTTGAAGCAATGCGTGAACGGACAGTCCACATTCAAGGTATTGAATATGGGTGTGCAAAAGGCGTGTTCCGCCCTATCTTTCCGGAACACAATGCGAATCTGTGGCGAGGTTACACAGATGGGAGTGAGAGTTATCCTGTAACGGCAAATGGGATCGTCTATATCGGGGCACGCGACGGGCAGCTTCACGCGTTCGACGAAGCATCTAAAGCCGAAACTTGGGCATATCAACTCGGCGGCTTTGTAAGTGCTGCGCCTGCTATCTCTGATGGCATCCTCTACGCTGCATCTGGCGATGGTAACGTTTATGCGTTTACAAACGCAAGCGAGGTTACAAACCTCGCCAGCAGAGGGGACGAGGTTGCAAACCTCGCCAGCGGGAATCGCACAACAGATACGCGACGGCACGGTGTTGTAACGCACGACGCTGCCCCTGTTTACACCAGAAAAGGCGGGGTTACAAATCCTGCGAGCGAAGGGTCTTCTGTATTGTTAGAACTCAACGATGCGGTGCACCTACCTATCGTGCAAGTTTCGGATGGATGGTATGAGATTGAGCTCCCGAACGGTGTTCGCGGATGGATGAACAAATTCGCCTTCGGGGAGTTTGAAGAGACAGACGGCATCATGTTCAATACCGATTTCTGTCGCAGCGAAGATCAATCAACTGTGGCTCCGTATAGGGTGCAATTGATTGAAGGTGCGGAATTCCCACGTTGGAGTCCCGATGGGGAGTTTATTGCATTTTTGAAAAGAGGAGACCTTGGCAGTCGGTATTGGCGTGCGAATGAATTGTGGATTATGGATCGGAAAGGAGAGCGAGTACGAAAACTCTATACTGGACAGTTTTACAATCCATACATTTCTTGGTCGCTTGACAGTAGGCTTTTGGCGTTTGAGGTTGACGAAGCGGGTGAGCGATATATCTATACAGTGGATTGGAAGTTTGGACGGATTAGACAATTGGCTCGTGGAGATGGACCCGCCTTTTCACCCACGTCCAACCGTTTGGTGTTCAGAAGACGCGACTTCTCTCTAACTGGGGGATTAGATGTTGTCTATCGAATCAACAGCGATGGCAGTGGGTTAGGGGCTATTGCTCGTGTTCCAATTGAACGTCCGCAGCGTTCTTATACCTATCTATCTGCACCATCTTGGGCACCTGATGGCACCCGCGTCGCCTTTGGCGTGAACAACTCAAAATACATCGGTGTTCGTATCCAGGATATAGAGGGTCAACGGATAAAAGAGATTCAGACGCAGCATCAACAGGTACATCAACTGAACTGGTCAGCAGATGGAACGCAGCTGGCTTATGTCTTGTCCGGTGGTAACCGTCCCGGTCAGCTGGTCGACAAGCAGCTGCACCTGTCAGAAACGGTGTCAACTTTGACGCAGAGTCAGATTCTGAAACATACGTCCCCATCGTGGTCCCCGACAGGTAAACGACTGGCATATCTGGAACGTGAGGACTGCGTAGGCATCCGTTGGAAGGTATGGGTCTACGATCTTGACAGCGGTAAGAAATTCCCTATCGCTCGCACGCCAATGAAACTAACATCTGTCGTCTGGATGCCTGACGGTAAACATCTTTGCCTGTGGCAAACGTCGGATTATTTGCGCGATAATGCGTATAAACCTGCCCTGACGAAGGGGTGGATTGTGCCCGTTGACCTCCGCTAA
- a CDS encoding serine hydroxymethyltransferase produces the protein MNTLESKLGEVDPQIVEITAKDLKRQQDSLMLIPSENYASRAVMEAQSSILANKYAEGYPGERYYNGCQFMDDVESLAIERAKELFGVDHVNVQPHAGSQANMAVYHALLEPGDTILGMSLSQGGHLTHGAGVNFSGNYYNIAAYGVDAETERIDMEEITRLAKEHRPKLIVVGATAYPRHFDFAAWRQVADSVGAYLLADIAHIAGLIAGGAHPDPAPYSDVITTTTHKTLRGPRGAMIMCKAEHADKIDRAVFPGLQGGPFLHTIAARAVAFKEASEPAFKTYQAQIVKNAKALAARLIENGFRLVSGGTDNHLMLIDLTSKYEKLSGRQAADHLEDAGIIVNKNTIPFDKRKPRTTSGLRLGTPMITTRGMKEDEMVQVADFIAETLENRQKSSIKKQIREKVKELCTQFPIYKYLE, from the coding sequence ATGAACACATTGGAATCCAAATTAGGTGAAGTCGACCCACAGATTGTTGAAATCACCGCCAAAGATTTAAAACGTCAGCAAGATTCTCTCATGCTAATCCCTTCCGAAAATTATGCCAGCCGTGCTGTTATGGAGGCGCAAAGCAGCATTCTCGCCAACAAATACGCCGAGGGTTATCCCGGTGAACGCTACTATAACGGATGTCAGTTTATGGACGATGTTGAATCCCTCGCGATTGAACGCGCGAAGGAACTCTTTGGCGTTGATCACGTCAATGTCCAACCGCACGCTGGCAGCCAAGCGAATATGGCGGTCTACCACGCGCTGCTCGAACCGGGGGACACGATCCTCGGTATGTCTCTCAGTCAAGGTGGACATCTCACGCATGGTGCAGGTGTTAACTTCTCAGGAAACTATTATAACATTGCTGCTTATGGTGTAGATGCTGAAACTGAACGGATCGACATGGAAGAGATCACGCGTCTTGCTAAGGAGCATCGTCCCAAACTTATCGTTGTTGGTGCGACAGCCTATCCTCGACACTTTGATTTTGCCGCATGGCGACAGGTTGCTGATTCCGTGGGTGCCTACTTACTTGCAGATATAGCGCATATTGCGGGACTTATTGCTGGTGGTGCGCATCCGGATCCTGCTCCATACAGCGATGTGATCACTACAACAACACACAAGACCTTACGCGGTCCCCGCGGTGCCATGATTATGTGTAAAGCCGAGCATGCGGATAAGATTGATCGCGCGGTGTTTCCGGGTTTACAGGGTGGCCCTTTTCTCCATACAATCGCTGCGAGAGCCGTTGCCTTCAAGGAAGCGAGTGAACCCGCTTTCAAAACATATCAGGCACAGATTGTGAAAAATGCTAAAGCACTCGCTGCGAGGTTAATTGAAAATGGATTCCGATTGGTGAGCGGTGGAACCGACAATCACTTGATGCTGATAGATCTCACCTCCAAGTATGAGAAACTCAGTGGAAGACAAGCCGCCGATCATTTGGAAGATGCCGGAATTATTGTGAATAAAAACACGATTCCTTTCGACAAAAGGAAACCGAGGACAACAAGCGGGCTACGCCTCGGTACACCGATGATCACGACACGCGGGATGAAAGAGGATGAGATGGTCCAGGTTGCGGATTTCATCGCGGAGACGCTTGAAAACAGGCAGAAATCCTCTATCAAAAAGCAAATCCGAGAGAAGGTCAAAGAACTCTGCACACAATTTCCGATTTATAAATATTTAGAGTAG